A part of Legionella sp. PATHC035 genomic DNA contains:
- a CDS encoding regulatory protein RecX produces MNTLIDAAIKYLSNHYCSEKELIRQLERDFSHVPELDAQIHATIARLRELHLINDNRLAESLSARYIHKGNSFIQQILKQKGVKEEVIEQILEHIELEEVRALDEARKKMRGFKNDTDEAINTKLARFLSGRGFSHATIKTVLKQLSEEQTT; encoded by the coding sequence ATGAATACACTCATCGATGCAGCAATAAAATATCTTTCCAATCATTATTGCAGTGAAAAAGAACTTATAAGGCAATTAGAGAGGGATTTTTCGCATGTGCCCGAGTTAGATGCTCAGATTCATGCAACTATAGCTCGCCTTCGGGAATTACATTTAATTAATGATAATCGTTTGGCTGAGTCATTAAGTGCTCGTTATATCCATAAAGGAAACAGTTTTATTCAGCAAATATTAAAACAAAAGGGCGTTAAAGAAGAAGTGATTGAGCAAATCTTAGAGCATATTGAACTGGAAGAAGTTCGCGCCCTAGATGAAGCTCGGAAAAAAATGCGTGGATTTAAAAATGATACAGATGAGGCGATAAATACAAAATTAGCTCGTTTCTTAAGTGGCCGAGGTTTTTCCCATGCTACGATAAAAACCGTACTTAAACAGTTAAGTGAAGAACAGACTACTTAA
- a CDS encoding class I SAM-dependent DNA methyltransferase has product MKKLDTYQSLCTEVYDLSKPNAPQDAYSFYRSYAAEAKGSILEPMCGTGRFLLPLAAEGFDVHGFDASQPMLERLHAKASSTNLKPKVWHGFIEDLNQSNKYSLIFIPSGSFCLITQKADIQKALKTIYQHLEDKGLFVFEVETRQAVPKELGIWRGSRWPKEDGTLIVLSQLAMLDEEVCYSIGKYELVDNNRVIQTEVEEYKIRIYQDPSFLLNLLTEIGFREVRMVKAFERLASPEEADESIVFECRK; this is encoded by the coding sequence ATGAAAAAACTGGATACCTATCAGAGCCTTTGTACTGAAGTATATGATTTAAGTAAACCTAATGCGCCACAAGATGCATACTCATTCTATCGAAGCTATGCTGCGGAGGCTAAAGGATCGATTTTAGAACCTATGTGTGGCACAGGTCGATTTTTATTGCCTTTGGCTGCAGAAGGATTTGATGTTCATGGATTTGATGCAAGTCAGCCGATGTTAGAACGATTGCATGCAAAAGCCAGTAGCACAAATCTTAAACCAAAAGTCTGGCATGGTTTTATCGAAGATTTAAATCAATCCAATAAATATTCTTTGATTTTTATACCCAGTGGTTCTTTTTGCCTCATTACACAAAAGGCAGATATCCAAAAAGCCTTAAAAACTATTTATCAGCATTTGGAAGACAAAGGACTTTTTGTATTTGAAGTAGAAACACGTCAAGCCGTGCCTAAAGAATTAGGTATATGGAGAGGATCAAGATGGCCTAAAGAAGATGGAACGCTTATAGTCTTAAGCCAATTAGCCATGCTTGATGAAGAGGTTTGTTACTCTATAGGTAAATATGAACTGGTTGATAACAACCGTGTGATTCAAACAGAGGTTGAGGAATACAAAATTCGCATTTATCAAGACCCTTCTTTCTTGCTTAATCTGCTTACTGAGATTGGTTTTAGGGAGGTCCGAATGGTTAAAGCTTTTGAACGACTGGCGTCGCCTGAGGAAGCAGATGAAAGCATTGTTTTTGAATGCAGAAAATAA
- a CDS encoding GNAT family N-acetyltransferase → MNILETPHLILRTWREADFDPMSLIDQDKKVCQFLPGIGSKSTTKAGIERIIAHYKEKGFSLYAVELKSTGEMIGFLGLMTPSFEAHFTPSVEIGWRLSSTHWNQGYATEGAKAVLDYAFTSLNLPEVVSFTAVNNLASRRVMEKIGLQHHTKDDFDHPKLEHNSPLRRHVLYRLSRADYLNKKSIQE, encoded by the coding sequence ATGAATATTCTTGAAACTCCCCATCTGATTTTACGTACATGGAGAGAAGCTGATTTTGATCCTATGTCACTTATTGATCAAGATAAAAAGGTATGTCAATTTTTACCAGGAATTGGGAGTAAGAGTACTACAAAAGCGGGCATTGAGAGGATTATCGCACATTATAAAGAGAAGGGATTTTCTTTGTATGCTGTTGAACTGAAAAGTACAGGGGAAATGATAGGATTTTTGGGGTTAATGACCCCTTCTTTTGAAGCGCACTTTACCCCCTCTGTTGAAATTGGCTGGAGACTTTCCTCAACACATTGGAATCAGGGTTATGCTACGGAAGGAGCAAAAGCTGTTTTAGATTATGCATTTACCTCTTTAAATCTTCCCGAAGTAGTTTCATTTACAGCAGTAAATAATCTGGCTTCAAGACGTGTTATGGAAAAAATTGGTTTGCAACACCATACCAAGGATGATTTTGATCATCCCAAATTGGAGCACAATAGTCCATTGAGACGACATGTGCTTTATCGATTATCCAGAGCTGATTATCTGAACAAAAAGAGTATCCAAGAATGA
- a CDS encoding DUF2000 domain-containing protein — translation MVEHPFKSKLVAVLNKRIEPGKVMNALAHMCIGLGSVIGEEELRLTDYRDADGGSHPYISEIPFIILCENSNKIRTLRQNALAKNVLFNDFTDTMTVGTYQEQIERTGQVKENDLIYYGIVLFGDWDVVTELTRKCSLWR, via the coding sequence ATGGTGGAACATCCTTTTAAAAGCAAACTGGTTGCAGTACTTAATAAGCGTATTGAGCCAGGAAAAGTGATGAATGCGCTTGCTCATATGTGTATTGGTTTAGGTTCCGTAATTGGTGAAGAAGAACTGCGTTTAACCGATTATCGAGATGCAGATGGAGGATCTCACCCTTATATTTCAGAAATACCTTTTATCATTCTTTGTGAGAACTCCAACAAAATTAGAACATTACGCCAGAATGCTTTAGCAAAAAATGTTCTTTTTAATGATTTTACCGATACGATGACTGTGGGTACCTATCAAGAGCAAATTGAAAGAACGGGGCAGGTTAAAGAAAATGATCTGATTTACTATGGCATTGTTTTGTTTGGGGATTGGGATGTGGTGACAGAGCTGACTAGAAAGTGTTCTTTGTGGCGATGA
- a CDS encoding GNAT family N-acetyltransferase, translating into MMPTNMIILLMGIAGTGKKTIGEATTTLASQFRLAHHYAWIDPVLKLLGNDAQVFWSLDDNGWAALNKARDVIFDTMTAVCSKEASFVITYELLANNSWHQEFFNQVQTVAQKRGAVFVPIRLICNGAELIKRLKDSDRKGYFKIQDEALITKRLFEEDVYFSKEPYEMTLDVSLLSAEESVRRILDWTSLVYGSKNQNLEFKPLSQRDLNLMTQWFAEPEVKQGYARNQQFSLEDISAKYSPRIEGIDPVPSFIIYLDQKPIGFIQYYCLADHLPEGISGHNASLFDEATPEQLAGIDLFIAEPSCRGVGLGKQIIRRFIAEQLYKFKAVVVDPQIGNEQAIACYQKAGFLPTQYSEDADYLLMINMLSYRGSYEYS; encoded by the coding sequence ATGATGCCGACGAATATGATAATACTCTTGATGGGTATTGCAGGTACTGGTAAAAAAACCATAGGCGAGGCAACGACAACACTGGCGTCTCAGTTTCGATTAGCACATCACTATGCTTGGATCGATCCGGTTCTAAAACTTTTAGGTAACGATGCTCAAGTATTTTGGTCTCTTGATGATAATGGATGGGCAGCGCTTAACAAAGCTCGTGATGTGATTTTTGATACGATGACGGCGGTTTGCTCTAAAGAAGCGAGCTTTGTTATTACCTATGAGCTCTTAGCGAATAATTCCTGGCATCAGGAATTTTTTAATCAAGTACAAACCGTTGCTCAAAAACGGGGAGCTGTGTTTGTCCCTATCCGATTGATTTGTAATGGTGCAGAGCTTATTAAACGCTTAAAAGACTCAGATAGAAAAGGCTATTTTAAAATACAAGATGAGGCGCTCATTACAAAAAGATTGTTTGAAGAAGACGTTTATTTTAGCAAAGAGCCGTATGAAATGACTCTAGATGTGAGCCTCCTTTCAGCAGAGGAGTCAGTGCGTCGTATTTTGGATTGGACTTCCTTAGTTTATGGGAGTAAAAATCAGAATCTGGAATTTAAACCATTGAGTCAAAGAGATTTGAACTTAATGACCCAATGGTTTGCAGAGCCTGAGGTGAAACAAGGGTATGCTCGGAATCAACAGTTTTCTTTGGAAGATATTAGTGCAAAGTACTCACCTCGCATTGAAGGCATAGATCCAGTCCCGAGTTTTATTATTTATTTGGATCAAAAACCAATTGGTTTTATTCAATATTACTGTCTTGCCGACCATTTACCCGAAGGAATTTCAGGACATAATGCTTCCTTGTTTGACGAGGCCACACCTGAACAATTGGCTGGTATCGACCTTTTTATTGCGGAGCCATCGTGTCGTGGGGTAGGGTTGGGCAAACAAATTATAAGGCGTTTTATTGCCGAACAACTCTACAAATTTAAAGCTGTTGTGGTTGATCCACAAATTGGAAACGAGCAAGCCATTGCGTGCTATCAAAAGGCTGGTTTTCTTCCCACGCAATACAGTGAAGACGCTGATTACCTACTCATGATAAACATGCTTTCTTATAGAGGATCCTATGAATATTCTTGA
- a CDS encoding DUF4440 domain-containing protein, whose amino-acid sequence MKQEHQLIYELETSLLNPKTRKSITQLKLLIADEFIEYGASGSIYNKNDLLDSLPEEESRSYIVNDFSVLELSPEVMLATYKVTVASKSSLRSSLWQYKHNRWQMVFHQGTPCQEE is encoded by the coding sequence ATGAAACAAGAACACCAACTGATTTATGAGCTAGAGACTTCTCTTTTAAATCCGAAAACGAGAAAATCGATTACCCAACTGAAGTTACTGATTGCTGATGAATTTATCGAGTATGGGGCCTCTGGTTCAATTTACAATAAGAATGACCTACTTGATTCTCTTCCAGAAGAAGAGTCACGAAGCTATATCGTTAATGATTTTTCAGTATTGGAGCTGTCGCCTGAAGTCATGTTGGCAACTTATAAGGTTACCGTTGCCTCAAAAAGTTCCTTGCGTTCCTCGCTCTGGCAATACAAACACAATCGTTGGCAAATGGTGTTTCATCAAGGCACACCTTGCCAAGAGGAATAA
- a CDS encoding GNAT family N-acetyltransferase, protein MITIAYLKHHSDCIPALAKIWYEVLGKIWVPDVPISRVEENLRSHLNIKQLPLTVVAFDEDKPVGMCSLRANDGIRPELTPWLGSLVVSPSHQKQGIARQLIHRVKEEAQALGFKKLYLFAFDPTIPEYYSRLGWCTIGMDEFKGHPVTAMEIML, encoded by the coding sequence ATGATAACAATAGCCTATCTAAAACATCACTCCGATTGCATTCCAGCGCTTGCTAAGATTTGGTATGAAGTATTAGGAAAAATTTGGGTTCCTGATGTGCCCATCTCTCGTGTAGAAGAAAATTTGCGAAGTCATTTAAACATCAAGCAGTTACCGCTCACTGTTGTTGCTTTTGATGAAGACAAACCTGTTGGGATGTGCTCTTTACGCGCGAATGATGGGATCCGTCCTGAATTAACCCCATGGCTAGGTTCCTTAGTAGTATCGCCAAGCCATCAAAAACAAGGTATTGCAAGACAGCTTATTCATCGAGTAAAAGAAGAGGCCCAAGCATTAGGGTTTAAAAAACTTTATCTTTTTGCTTTTGACCCTACCATTCCAGAATATTACAGTCGTCTTGGTTGGTGCACAATTGGCATGGACGAATTTAAAGGACATCCTGTCACCGCCATGGAGATAATGTTGTGA
- a CDS encoding helix-turn-helix domain-containing protein, translating into MQEISKRIAKTLKLLRQERGWSLDKTSLETGVSKAMLGQIEREESSPTISTLWKIASGFQASFSSFIEDSLDNSTNPIYRAGHAETLHPDDEKIRVLPLFPFDEQLHFELFVIELLPECEHLSPPHKHGVIEHVIVVDGTIELLLGGSWRTLSKGEGLRFNANQPHGYRNLTNELSRIHDIIHYPPQCKSP; encoded by the coding sequence ATGCAAGAAATTTCAAAACGTATTGCAAAAACATTAAAATTATTAAGACAAGAACGAGGTTGGAGTTTAGACAAAACATCGCTTGAAACCGGCGTTTCTAAAGCGATGCTTGGGCAAATTGAACGAGAAGAATCAAGTCCAACGATTTCTACCTTATGGAAAATTGCGAGCGGCTTTCAAGCCTCCTTTTCATCGTTTATTGAAGACAGTCTGGATAATTCAACCAATCCTATTTATAGGGCGGGACATGCTGAAACCTTGCATCCAGATGATGAAAAAATACGAGTACTTCCCTTGTTTCCTTTTGATGAACAACTCCATTTTGAATTGTTTGTTATTGAGTTATTGCCCGAATGTGAACATCTTTCACCTCCCCATAAACATGGAGTCATTGAGCATGTCATTGTTGTGGATGGAACCATTGAGCTTTTGTTAGGCGGGAGCTGGAGAACACTTTCTAAAGGAGAAGGGCTTCGTTTTAATGCCAATCAACCGCATGGCTACCGGAATTTAACCAATGAACTATCGCGCATTCATGATATTATTCATTACCCACCCCAATGTAAATCGCCTTAA
- a CDS encoding alanyl-tRNA editing protein, protein MQKIFWDNPYQRQLMTKVISVNENRLLFAETIGFSFSGGQESDTVRVNGLMVTHSEKEDDLIYYTLPSGHGLSEGDVVLMEIDFVRRYKLMRLHFAAELILELVQRMLPIEKIGAHIAEHKARIDFSYQHNISDIFDSLLFEYNQIIAKDMLIRTGFSDEKSQRRYWEIEGFSKVSCGGTHVKSTAEVGYITLKRANVGKGKERIEIYLIQ, encoded by the coding sequence ATGCAAAAAATATTTTGGGATAATCCCTATCAACGCCAATTAATGACTAAAGTGATATCAGTGAATGAGAATCGACTACTTTTTGCAGAGACTATTGGTTTTTCGTTTTCTGGTGGTCAGGAAAGTGATACAGTCCGCGTGAATGGCTTGATGGTTACTCATTCCGAAAAAGAAGATGACTTGATTTATTATACATTACCTTCGGGGCATGGGCTTTCTGAAGGGGATGTTGTCCTTATGGAAATTGACTTTGTTCGTCGCTACAAATTAATGCGCCTTCATTTTGCTGCTGAATTAATCTTGGAGCTGGTCCAAAGAATGCTTCCCATTGAAAAAATAGGTGCTCATATTGCTGAACATAAAGCTAGAATCGATTTTAGCTATCAGCACAATATTTCGGATATCTTTGATTCTCTTTTGTTTGAATACAATCAAATTATTGCAAAAGATATGCTTATTCGCACTGGGTTTTCTGATGAGAAGAGTCAAAGACGTTATTGGGAAATCGAAGGATTTTCTAAGGTTTCTTGTGGTGGAACACATGTAAAATCAACTGCTGAAGTGGGTTATATTACGTTAAAAAGGGCTAATGTGGGTAAAGGTAAAGAACGAATTGAAATTTATCTGATACAATAA
- a CDS encoding YbaK/EbsC family protein, with product MNKDKNLSKSAQIIQDFLSQKGISCEVKELDSSTRTAKDAADTLGCSVAQIVKSLLFCTEKTNKPVLVLASGVNRVNESEIERLINEPIGKADADFTREITGFAIGGVPPVGHKNVIDTVLIDEDLLCHEILWAAAGTPNAVFSLSPDELKQLTNGIVVKVRE from the coding sequence ATGAATAAAGATAAAAACTTAAGTAAAAGCGCGCAAATCATACAGGATTTTTTATCTCAAAAAGGGATATCGTGTGAGGTCAAGGAACTTGATTCAAGTACACGCACTGCAAAAGATGCCGCTGATACTTTGGGATGTAGTGTTGCTCAAATTGTGAAGTCACTATTATTTTGCACTGAAAAAACCAACAAGCCGGTATTGGTATTAGCAAGCGGTGTTAATCGTGTGAATGAGAGCGAGATTGAACGTCTCATCAATGAACCTATTGGGAAAGCTGATGCAGATTTTACACGAGAAATCACTGGTTTTGCGATTGGTGGGGTTCCTCCCGTTGGCCATAAAAATGTTATTGATACGGTTCTTATTGATGAAGATTTGTTATGCCATGAAATTCTTTGGGCCGCAGCAGGAACGCCCAATGCCGTGTTTTCATTATCTCCCGATGAGCTTAAACAGCTAACCAATGGGATAGTAGTCAAGGTTAGAGAATAA
- a CDS encoding ATP-binding protein gives MMRPLRIFISSVQQEFKEDRLEICHWLKNDPLMRRFFDPFLFEELPAHDRRADQVYLEQVSACDIYIGLFGYDYGFENAKGVSPTEEEYNLASEEHKTRLIFIKGNEESKRHPKMKNLITRVGTELIRRRYQSISELISSVYAALIHALEERKLIRNSPFDAAPCRGATLLDLDEEGMTAFLRRAKRGRGFPLPIDATSFELLSHLNLLDEDKPTHAAMLLFGKQPQRFVMSSEVKCAHFHGTEVAKPIPSYQVYKGTLFSLVDQAIDFVMSKINLWVGTRESGAEVPVAYEIPQEVVAEAIVNAVAHRDYDSNGSVQVMLFADRLEIWNPGGLPPSLTLEKLRHPHGSVPRNPLLAEPLYLTKYIERMGTGTGDMIRRCREVGLPEPEFSISDGFKTTIWRKSSSMTGQVTGQVTGQVTGQVTGQVDPWVERVLRACELKGELKSIELQEVAGIRHRETFQRNYLDQLLRDELIERTIPEKPKSRLQKYRLSKKGKILLEDLSKNKK, from the coding sequence ATGATGAGACCATTGCGTATTTTTATCAGTAGCGTACAACAAGAATTTAAAGAAGATCGTCTAGAGATATGCCATTGGTTGAAAAATGATCCCTTAATGCGTCGTTTTTTTGATCCATTTTTATTCGAAGAATTGCCAGCTCATGATAGGAGGGCAGATCAAGTTTATCTAGAACAAGTAAGTGCTTGTGATATCTATATTGGTCTTTTTGGCTATGATTATGGCTTTGAGAATGCAAAAGGTGTTTCCCCTACTGAGGAAGAATACAATCTAGCTTCCGAGGAACATAAGACCCGATTAATTTTTATAAAGGGAAATGAAGAAAGTAAACGTCACCCTAAAATGAAAAATCTTATTACTCGTGTTGGAACTGAATTAATCAGAAGGCGTTATCAATCTATTTCCGAGCTTATTTCCAGTGTTTATGCGGCTTTAATACATGCTTTAGAAGAACGAAAATTAATCAGAAATAGCCCTTTTGATGCCGCTCCTTGTCGAGGGGCAACATTATTAGATTTAGATGAAGAGGGGATGACGGCTTTTTTACGTCGAGCAAAACGAGGACGTGGATTTCCACTGCCTATCGATGCGACCTCTTTTGAATTACTGTCCCATTTGAATTTGCTAGATGAGGATAAGCCTACACATGCCGCAATGTTACTCTTTGGAAAGCAACCACAACGGTTTGTTATGTCATCCGAGGTAAAATGTGCTCATTTTCACGGGACAGAAGTAGCCAAACCCATTCCTTCATATCAAGTATATAAAGGCACGTTATTTTCACTGGTCGATCAGGCGATTGATTTCGTAATGTCCAAAATTAATCTTTGGGTGGGAACCAGAGAGAGCGGGGCGGAAGTGCCTGTTGCCTATGAAATTCCCCAGGAAGTTGTCGCAGAAGCGATTGTGAATGCGGTTGCTCATCGAGACTATGATAGTAATGGAAGTGTACAGGTAATGCTGTTTGCAGATCGATTGGAAATTTGGAATCCAGGAGGACTCCCTCCATCATTGACCTTAGAGAAATTACGTCATCCACATGGTTCTGTTCCAAGAAATCCCTTGCTTGCTGAGCCATTGTATTTAACGAAATATATCGAGCGTATGGGAACTGGTACAGGCGATATGATTCGTCGTTGCCGTGAGGTTGGACTGCCAGAGCCTGAATTTTCTATCTCCGATGGATTCAAGACAACCATTTGGCGTAAATCATCATCGATGACCGGACAAGTTACCGGACAAGTTACCGGACAAGTTACCGGACAAGTTACCGGACAAGTCGATCCATGGGTGGAGCGGGTACTAAGAGCATGTGAGCTAAAAGGTGAGCTGAAAAGTATAGAGCTACAAGAGGTAGCAGGTATTAGGCATCGAGAAACTTTTCAACGTAATTATCTTGATCAATTGCTCAGGGATGAGTTAATCGAGCGTACTATCCCAGAAAAGCCTAAAAGTAGATTGCAAAAATATCGTTTATCCAAAAAGGGAAAAATTTTATTAGAAGATTTATCTAAAAATAAAAAATAG
- a CDS encoding ParB/RepB/Spo0J family partition protein codes for MSNLELKGLKLLRALDNSFHDGESKPFESITHLAVELLNSGKYQPRRQFDESVLDELASSIKVQGIIQPLIVRKIAEERYEIIAGERRWRAAKKAGLTYVPVIIRNVDDNIALAFSLIENIQRENLNPIEEALALNRFREEFHMTHEDIAQMIGRSRVSVTNTLRLLSLDSRVIEMLNEGKIDMGHARAILKLSPEHQYQVACAVIEKQLNVRDTEALANRLKSSGDKEHDKTFFSATRHDKCEEWSTYLSQQFTTNVSVKVNAEGKGKVIIEVNSASEIDWLIKLMSERG; via the coding sequence GTGTCAAATTTAGAATTGAAGGGATTGAAGTTGCTTCGAGCCTTAGACAATTCATTCCATGATGGAGAATCCAAACCCTTTGAATCGATAACTCATTTAGCTGTTGAGTTATTAAATTCTGGAAAATATCAGCCTAGAAGACAATTTGATGAATCTGTTTTAGATGAGCTCGCAAGCTCCATCAAAGTTCAAGGGATTATCCAGCCACTTATTGTTAGAAAGATTGCAGAAGAACGTTATGAGATTATTGCTGGCGAAAGACGCTGGCGAGCGGCAAAAAAAGCAGGTTTAACTTATGTGCCTGTTATTATTAGAAATGTTGATGATAATATTGCTCTCGCATTTTCACTGATTGAAAATATTCAACGCGAAAATCTCAACCCAATTGAAGAGGCGCTAGCATTAAACCGTTTTCGCGAAGAGTTCCATATGACTCATGAAGACATAGCACAAATGATAGGGCGTTCCAGAGTTTCAGTTACTAATACGCTTCGCTTACTATCTTTGGACTCTAGAGTAATAGAGATGCTAAACGAGGGTAAGATTGATATGGGACATGCCCGAGCAATTTTGAAACTTTCGCCAGAACATCAATATCAAGTTGCATGCGCCGTTATTGAGAAACAGCTCAATGTGCGTGATACGGAGGCATTAGCAAACCGATTGAAGTCATCAGGGGATAAGGAACATGACAAGACTTTTTTTTCAGCTACACGGCATGACAAGTGTGAGGAGTGGAGTACCTATCTATCTCAACAATTTACAACAAATGTTTCTGTAAAAGTAAATGCTGAAGGTAAGGGAAAAGTGATTATCGAGGTGAATTCTGCTAGTGAGATTGATTGGTTGATCAAACTAATGAGCGAAAGAGGATAG
- a CDS encoding DNA topology modulation protein — translation MINLQRIMIIGRPGSGKSTFSVMLQKSLNIPLFHLDKYFFIADWVPREYEDFLSLQKELVAKPCWIIDGNSSKSFEIRYQEADICLYFNLPKWLCYWRVFKRLFYKASEIDDRAAGCNETVRWSLLSYMWNYEQRINPLLNVLKNQYPKVKFIELRSPYDVTHLMRVLKHKEEYSIVTGF, via the coding sequence ATGATAAACTTACAACGCATCATGATTATTGGTAGACCAGGAAGTGGCAAGTCCACTTTTTCTGTTATGTTGCAAAAGAGCCTAAATATTCCATTATTCCATTTAGATAAATATTTTTTTATTGCCGATTGGGTGCCACGAGAATATGAGGATTTTTTGTCACTTCAAAAAGAATTAGTCGCTAAGCCTTGCTGGATTATTGATGGTAATTCCAGTAAATCATTCGAGATACGTTATCAGGAAGCCGACATCTGCTTGTACTTTAATTTACCCAAGTGGCTATGTTATTGGCGGGTATTTAAGCGCTTGTTTTATAAGGCTTCAGAAATTGATGATAGAGCCGCTGGTTGCAATGAAACGGTACGATGGTCGCTATTAAGTTATATGTGGAACTATGAACAACGGATTAACCCTTTATTAAATGTCTTAAAGAACCAATATCCAAAAGTGAAATTCATTGAGCTGCGTAGTCCATATGATGTGACGCACTTGATGCGTGTGCTTAAACATAAAGAAGAGTACAGTATTGTGACAGGATTTTAA
- a CDS encoding phosphotransferase enzyme family protein, translated as MIWETTLKKITDETANRAANKWVKNPTHFKLINNQINCVYRFESKNQGFYLRMTHEKIRKARELLSAIDFQKHLFLCGTPICEPVASQEGNDVETVHQDGLEFFVHVCREVPGQIMHFDYSDKKAYLTWGRALALLHQASQSYVASEHHFLTWEDLWRETWDYARQEEALIQDLYQTITTRFKTFSINSANFGLTHGDHRPGNVLYDGRQVHLIDFDEPVYHWYLADIAKPFLDLCNKPWPLWKPVFEWFIEGYRQIRPLSSDELKEINHFSQMKSLDIYLWCKYNWFEETAPGGKPREEWLQDLKTMALTPLFDVQ; from the coding sequence ATGATTTGGGAGACCACATTAAAAAAAATTACGGATGAAACGGCGAATCGTGCAGCTAATAAGTGGGTAAAAAACCCTACCCATTTTAAGCTTATCAATAATCAAATTAACTGTGTTTATCGATTTGAATCTAAGAACCAAGGCTTTTATCTTCGCATGACCCATGAAAAAATACGAAAAGCGCGTGAGCTTTTGAGTGCCATTGATTTTCAGAAGCATTTATTTTTGTGTGGTACGCCTATTTGTGAACCGGTTGCATCTCAAGAGGGAAATGATGTCGAAACGGTACACCAAGACGGTTTGGAATTTTTTGTTCATGTTTGCCGTGAAGTGCCAGGACAAATCATGCATTTTGATTATTCAGATAAAAAAGCTTATCTAACATGGGGAAGGGCTCTAGCGCTATTGCATCAAGCCTCGCAAAGTTATGTTGCATCAGAGCATCATTTTTTAACTTGGGAAGATTTGTGGCGTGAAACTTGGGATTATGCGCGTCAAGAAGAGGCGCTGATCCAGGATTTATATCAAACCATTACGACACGCTTCAAAACTTTTTCAATCAACTCAGCTAATTTTGGCCTAACTCATGGGGACCATCGACCAGGAAATGTGCTGTATGATGGGAGACAAGTTCATCTGATTGATTTTGATGAGCCTGTTTATCATTGGTATCTTGCCGATATTGCCAAACCTTTTTTGGACTTATGTAATAAGCCATGGCCTCTCTGGAAACCTGTGTTTGAATGGTTTATAGAAGGGTATAGACAAATCCGGCCATTGAGTTCAGATGAATTAAAAGAAATAAATCATTTTTCGCAAATGAAAAGCTTAGATATCTACCTTTGGTGTAAATACAACTGGTTTGAAGAAACAGCGCCAGGAGGAAAGCCACGGGAAGAGTGGCTTCAAGACTTAAAAACTATGGCATTAACTCCTTTGTTTGATGTGCAATAA
- a CDS encoding tyrosine-type recombinase/integrase: protein MPKEGKARVLSEAEFKRLLIVAKDGQFAIRNSALVYCSFGLGLRVKEIASLTIADVADYNYQLLEEICLKRSMTKGEKQRYAYLANEKIRKALQAHLDTLKHVARDKPLFQTQRKSRFTPNSLQKWFKSLYDKAGIIGASSHSGRRTFITRLIEQGADIKAVSRLAGHANIVTTAIYVEDNPDRLKRIANLAIF from the coding sequence ATGCCAAAAGAAGGAAAGGCCAGAGTCTTAAGTGAAGCAGAGTTTAAGCGACTGCTTATTGTTGCCAAAGATGGGCAATTCGCTATAAGAAATAGTGCCCTTGTGTATTGTTCTTTTGGACTTGGATTGCGAGTGAAAGAAATCGCCTCTCTCACTATTGCGGATGTGGCTGATTACAACTATCAATTACTTGAAGAGATTTGTTTGAAGCGCTCAATGACCAAAGGTGAAAAGCAACGTTACGCTTATCTTGCCAATGAAAAAATCCGCAAAGCACTCCAAGCTCATCTCGATACCCTAAAACATGTTGCACGAGACAAACCCTTATTTCAGACCCAACGCAAAAGTCGCTTTACGCCTAATAGTTTGCAAAAATGGTTCAAGTCACTCTATGATAAGGCAGGAATCATTGGGGCAAGCTCCCATTCTGGTCGACGTACTTTCATTACCCGCTTAATTGAACAGGGCGCGGATATTAAAGCTGTCTCTCGTCTTGCAGGTCATGCCAACATTGTCACCACAGCAATTTATGTTGAAGACAACCCTGATCGCCTAAAACGCATTGCTAATTTGGCTATTTTCTAA